TCTGCCACTCCTGCCGCTGAACACATGGGCCGATTACGACAAGCAATACCAGGACTGCCTGGACGCCAATGGCACGGTCAACAACTCCGTCGTCGCAATCTGCGCGGAAGGCGTATCGAACAAGGCGAAGCAGGAGATGAACCGCATCTATCAACAGCTTTTCCTGAAGTTCCAGGCAAGCGCGCAAGAAGATGCCCAGCAGTTGGAAGCGGCGCAAAAGGCCTGGCTGATCTATCGCAACGGCCAATGTGAATTGCAGGGCCGCCGTGTCGGCTCACCGATGTATCACTATTGCCCGATGAAGATGAATATCGAGCGCGTCAACGAACTGCAATTCCTGCTGGATAACGGCATCTAGCCGAACACCCCTCGCTGGCTAACACTCGGCGCCAACCACACCTCATCCAGCCCCAGCCAATGCGCCAGCACTTGCAGCGAATCGCTCAGCGCCTGGCGCGCCTCCTCACTCAATACCGCCTCTTCCAGATGCACGGCATGCACCGCCAGGCGTCCGGCCGCGCGCTCGCTGCGCAGATCCACTCGCGCCAGCAGGCGTTCGTGATGCAGAAATGGCAGCACGTAGTAGCCATACACGCGCTTGGCCTGCGGGGTGTAGATCTCCAGGCGATAGCGGAAGCCGAACAGCCGCTCGGTACGCTCGCGCTCCCAGATCAGAGAATCGA
The genomic region above belongs to Pseudomonas sp. GOM7 and contains:
- a CDS encoding lysozyme inhibitor LprI family protein; the protein is MSTLSKYLIAALPLLPLNTWADYDKQYQDCLDANGTVNNSVVAICAEGVSNKAKQEMNRIYQQLFLKFQASAQEDAQQLEAAQKAWLIYRNGQCELQGRRVGSPMYHYCPMKMNIERVNELQFLLDNGI